A genomic stretch from Lathyrus oleraceus cultivar Zhongwan6 chromosome 2, CAAS_Psat_ZW6_1.0, whole genome shotgun sequence includes:
- the LOC127117435 gene encoding uncharacterized protein LOC127117435 isoform X2, whose amino-acid sequence MALRFEIVGRFNRARASRLTLPHFVCQTPLFMPVGTQGTVKGLTASQLEDIGCQIILGNTYHLELRPTSDLLHQLNGLHNFMNWPRAMLTDSGGFQMVSLLHLADITEKGVTFQSPVDGKPMLLTPEESIQIQNRIGADIIMALDDVIKTTITGPRVEEATYRTLRWIDRCIAAHKRPHDQNLFGIVQGGLDPVLRDICVKGMVERNLPGYAIGGLSGGEDKNSFWRVVAQCTAALPEDKPRYGVGYPLDIVVCSALGADMYDCVYPTRTARFGTALVPEGVLKLKNRDMADDTRPIDPTCPCMVCKNYTRAYIHCLVTKDAMGSQLLSYHNLYHMMQLSRDLHSSIVEERFPKFVCDFLRRMFPKGNVPEWVCDAMEVAGIDISSCCSPPSSCQENDSKYVSE is encoded by the exons ATGGCGCTTCGTTTTGAG ATTGTTGGTAGGTTTAACCGTGCTCGTGCCTCTCGATTGACACTCCCTCATTTTGTGTGCCAAACGCCTTTATTCATGCCAGTCGGCACGCAAG GAACCGTCAAAGGATTGACAGCTAGCCAGCTTGAGGATATTGGTTGCCAAATAATACTTGGAAATACTTATCACTTGGAGCTTCGACCTACTTCCGACCTTCTTCACCAACTTAACGGTCTTCACAATTTTATGAATTGGCCTCGGGCCATGCTTACCGACTCCGGCGGCTTTCAAATGGTTTCCCTCTTGCATCTCGCCGATATCACTGAAAAAGGTGTCACATTTCAG TCACCTGTAGACGGAAAGCCAATGCTTCTAACACCTGAGGAATCAATTCAAATACAA AATAGAATTGGAGCAGATATCATAATGGCTCTGGATGATGTTATAAAGACCACCATTACTGGTCCAAGAGTCGAGGAGGCTACCTATCGAACACTTAGATGGATAGACAGATGTATAGCAG CTCACAAGAGGCCTCATGATCAGAACTTATTTGGTATTGTGCAAGGTGGTTTAGATCCTGTCTTGAG GGATATTTGTGTTAAAGGTATGGTGGAGCGCAATTTGCCTGG CTATGCTATTGGCGGTCTTTCAGGCGGCGAAGATAAAAATTCATTTTGGCGAGTTGTTGCTCAGTGCACTGCTGCTTTGCCAGAGGATAAACCGCGATAT GGAGTTGGTTATCCACTTGACATTGTTGTTTGTAGTGCTTTGGGTGCTGACATGTATGACTGCGTTTATCCTACTCGTACAGCACGCTTTGGCACTGCTCTAGTTCCTGAG GGAGTGTTAAAACTAAAAAACAGAGACATGGCTGATGACACCCGCCCAATTGATCCTACTTGCCCCTGTATG GTTTGCAAGAACTACACCAGGGCTTACATCCATTGTCTTGTGACAAAAGATGCAATGGGGTCTCAGCTTCTTTCATATCATAATTTATATCATATGATGCAG CTTAGTAGGGATCTCCACTCTTCAATAGTTGAAGAAAGGTTCCCAAA GTTTGTATGCGACTTTCTGCGCCGAATG TTCCCAAAAGGTAATGTTCCTGAATGGGTCTGCGATGCTATGGAAGTGGCTGGAATCGACATTTCTTCCTGCTGTTCTCCACCTTCATCATGCCAAGAAAATGATTCCAAATATGTGTCAGAATAA
- the LOC127117435 gene encoding uncharacterized protein LOC127117435 isoform X1, which translates to MALRFEIVGRFNRARASRLTLPHFVCQTPLFMPVGTQGTVKGLTASQLEDIGCQIILGNTYHLELRPTSDLLHQLNGLHNFMNWPRAMLTDSGGFQMVSLLHLADITEKGVTFQSPVDGKPMLLTPEESIQIQNRIGADIIMALDDVIKTTITGPRVEEATYRTLRWIDRCIAAHKRPHDQNLFGIVQGGLDPVLRDICVKGMVERNLPGYAIGGLSGGEDKNSFWRVVAQCTAALPEDKPRYVMGVGYPLDIVVCSALGADMYDCVYPTRTARFGTALVPEGVLKLKNRDMADDTRPIDPTCPCMVCKNYTRAYIHCLVTKDAMGSQLLSYHNLYHMMQLSRDLHSSIVEERFPKFVCDFLRRMFPKGNVPEWVCDAMEVAGIDISSCCSPPSSCQENDSKYVSE; encoded by the exons ATGGCGCTTCGTTTTGAG ATTGTTGGTAGGTTTAACCGTGCTCGTGCCTCTCGATTGACACTCCCTCATTTTGTGTGCCAAACGCCTTTATTCATGCCAGTCGGCACGCAAG GAACCGTCAAAGGATTGACAGCTAGCCAGCTTGAGGATATTGGTTGCCAAATAATACTTGGAAATACTTATCACTTGGAGCTTCGACCTACTTCCGACCTTCTTCACCAACTTAACGGTCTTCACAATTTTATGAATTGGCCTCGGGCCATGCTTACCGACTCCGGCGGCTTTCAAATGGTTTCCCTCTTGCATCTCGCCGATATCACTGAAAAAGGTGTCACATTTCAG TCACCTGTAGACGGAAAGCCAATGCTTCTAACACCTGAGGAATCAATTCAAATACAA AATAGAATTGGAGCAGATATCATAATGGCTCTGGATGATGTTATAAAGACCACCATTACTGGTCCAAGAGTCGAGGAGGCTACCTATCGAACACTTAGATGGATAGACAGATGTATAGCAG CTCACAAGAGGCCTCATGATCAGAACTTATTTGGTATTGTGCAAGGTGGTTTAGATCCTGTCTTGAG GGATATTTGTGTTAAAGGTATGGTGGAGCGCAATTTGCCTGG CTATGCTATTGGCGGTCTTTCAGGCGGCGAAGATAAAAATTCATTTTGGCGAGTTGTTGCTCAGTGCACTGCTGCTTTGCCAGAGGATAAACCGCGATATGTTATG GGAGTTGGTTATCCACTTGACATTGTTGTTTGTAGTGCTTTGGGTGCTGACATGTATGACTGCGTTTATCCTACTCGTACAGCACGCTTTGGCACTGCTCTAGTTCCTGAG GGAGTGTTAAAACTAAAAAACAGAGACATGGCTGATGACACCCGCCCAATTGATCCTACTTGCCCCTGTATG GTTTGCAAGAACTACACCAGGGCTTACATCCATTGTCTTGTGACAAAAGATGCAATGGGGTCTCAGCTTCTTTCATATCATAATTTATATCATATGATGCAG CTTAGTAGGGATCTCCACTCTTCAATAGTTGAAGAAAGGTTCCCAAA GTTTGTATGCGACTTTCTGCGCCGAATG TTCCCAAAAGGTAATGTTCCTGAATGGGTCTGCGATGCTATGGAAGTGGCTGGAATCGACATTTCTTCCTGCTGTTCTCCACCTTCATCATGCCAAGAAAATGATTCCAAATATGTGTCAGAATAA